TCTTTTAGCTGATTAATCTGTTTATTTTGGTAGTACGTGGTTTCTTTTTCCACCCCCTTTGAATATGGAGTTTTTTTTTTCCGAATAATATGTGAAATTCTCTAAATTTGACATGTTCTTGATGTTTTATGACACGTATTTGTACTGttgacatttttttttttttcgcatCTGATGTTATGTATTGAAATTCTTGGAAGGTGTTTGATGAACCCGTTATTTATCCAGCATCAAGTTCAAAGCTTTAGCTTCTGTTCTTCTTTACCCATTAGGATAGTACACGCTTTGACCAGTCTGTTCAACTAAGTCATTAGTAGCGCCTGGAAACTGGATGTGAATACTGAATTTTAAGTCAGTGGTACAGTATACAATTgtaggggagccttggagcaacagtaaagttgtctctgtgtaacctataggtcacgggttcgagccgtggaaacagccactagtacttgcattagggtaggctgtctaAATCTAACCCCTTGGGGGTGCGGCCCTCCCTCAGACCCTGCGTGAGCGCATGATACTTTGTGCATCAGGCTGCCCTTTTGGTACATAATACAAGTGCATCCATTACTCCTTTGTGGCAGTGGGCGCAAACTTAGCGATAATGTACATTTTCCAAATTATTCCGTTGTCTGTATATACAGTTCGAACTGAAGGCACTCGCTGCTAAAATCTTGAATTAGGCCATAGTGGAGATCTGCATGCAGCTTTCTTAATCTATCTACAGCCGGCCCATTTCCGAGCACCGAATTTTACTACCTTGAACAAGATGATAACTTATCGACGAATGAACAAATGGATTGATATGATTCACTGCACCTTCAAAGAACGGGATGGTATGGCTTGGTCTGCAGTGGTGTTAGTGTGATTTGCTTCTTCTTGGATGGTCAAATGTGATTGAGTGTGGGTTTGGTCTTGGGCATGCTGTAAGGGCTTGAAGTAGTTGAGGCTCGATATATATTGCAAGCATTTTGGGAGGTTAAAGATGTGGTTTTGAAGTTCAAAGATTAAGCTATTGCTAATTAGACAACTTCTAGAGGAACACCGCaggttttcttttatttaaataacGGTAGTGGTCGAGCCAACTTGTGTGTACCTCGTTCAATCCACGGGAAAATGACTTAGCTTTTTTTGCTTTTGCTGGAATTTGAACCCTGGTCTCCTACCATCATTTCCAGTTTCATTTGCAGTTAGGCCACACCTGCGGATGCAGAATGCTATAGGCTATCTAATGCTAGTGAAGATTTACATGGTCATGGAGATGTTTCAATCTCTTGTTGATTGTTTTTGGTCTGTGTTGGACGTTTGTCCCTTTTTCGGCAGCTAGAAGTGTCATGAAGATGAGGAATCTTCTAGTCCTCCTCCCTACCCCGCTGGGATAAAAAAGTGAGAggttaataaataataaaaagaaaagatCCGGAGTACTGATTTTTTGGAGCTTTCTGGTTTTGCTTTTTTTATCAGTTCGTTTTGTGAGTTGAACTGGTATAGTTTATCCGTAACGTCAGGAAATGATGAATGAAAAAAGATGCTTTTGCTGTCTATTCTAATGCTTCACTAAGTAAAAAAGAATAGTTTTTTAACAGTAATCCATGGAATCATTAGTAAGCAATGAACAAGCTGTAAAGGAATGTGACTCTACAAGTGCTTAGACACCATAACTTCATATCTATTGATGATAAAGGAATAGTCACATTCCTAAAAGAAGCTCAAGAAGATCACAAAGAGTGAGTGCAGCTTAGTCTATAGTATGCTGGCTTAGATAAATTTGGCAAGGAAAGGTTGAAGTAAGTCTGGTCCATCAGGAAAGCTCCAAAATTTTTGTTTGACTGAGGTGGAAAAGCCATTGGATTAAAAAGAATGCTGGGAAGATTGCAGCAAAAAATTCTTTTTAAATTTGACGTTTAGCATCAATGTCGGAGGATGCAAAGCGCAACTTATATTTATGGTGACATGAAGAAAGTAAAGGTCATTCTTTGGATTGATTTGTTGCAAGTTTTAAGATTTTAGTTCCATAAGTCGCAACTTGCCTTTTCTGGTGCCCTTTTTATAACAGGTCCTACTTGTATATAAGTATGGGCTGTGGCCAGGGTAGTTAACGTCATAAGAACAAAGTGTTGAAGGGCATATAAATAGCTAGCAAGTAGGGCTAGTGCGACAGGACTGTTGTGTTTTGTGCTGAGCTTACTTTGTCATCAGAGAGTAGAAAATTAATCGTGATTAACAAGAATTACTCAATTTCATTTGGCCAGTATGAATGGATTCTGTATGATAAATGATGGAACTGTGAGAATGCACgggataaatatttatttattaacaATGATACTTCTCCTACATATGGGACTAGGACATATTCTGCTCCTCCTACATATGGGATTaggacatattctactcctatTACATATGGAACTAGGACTTGGTAaaaatatctgcaagctgatcattcgacatacaaggccatagactccccctgagcaacaaaactagGTGGTGGCTGTTAAACAGAAGTTGACCGAAAGGTCGCcggaaaaatttaaaaatagtgAGACTAAGCCGAACACTACaaaataggttctaaaacatcACCAGAAACACAGAAACTTAATATTCACGCCGGGAAATCACTGTTCACGCCGATAAAGGGCACTGTTCACGccggatttttttattttatttttttatatcagAATTTGATGTAATTTATATGGGTAGGCTCGGAATCACTGGATGAGTAAGTTGTCCTGAAGAAGCTTTGTCAAAAAGTGGCCGGAATGGCTCACACGCGCCGGAAACGTTACTGTAGTTCGCCGGAAAAGTTACTAGCGGTGCGCGGAGGCGCGTGAGGGACTTTTGCCCGGAGCGATCGACTGTTTCCGAACAAGACGGTAGTGTTGATTTTTGCACAACATTTATCGATGAGGAGATGATGCAAATCAATCTTGAGTCGTTAACCGGAAAGACGCACGGTGGCTGACTTTTCTGTTCCGATGGGACTGGAATTTCTGGGATTCAGTCGCACAAGGGTTTTGGATCCGATGGTGGTACTGGTATATGTACAGTACCACTGTAGCAGTGATGAACCCTGGGAACAAGACGAAGCTACCGGAAAATTGCACGGCGActgaagctctgataccatgtgagaacacacgggagaaaaatctatttattaacaatgatacaatgagccttatatataatacatattctactcctactacatatgggacTAGGACTATTTACACATAACTATCTAACAGGAACAATAGGTAGTAGAATAGCTTCTTTGACAATAGCATTGGCTATTGCTCGTTGCAGTATCATTTAGCAAGTTTTTATGATATCTAAGTTGTTCAAGTCAGGCATAACAGCTAGACAGACTTTCCAGCGGCCATCCATTGTGCTACCGACTTCCAATGTAGAGACTCATGTCACCACCAGTGATGCAAAAAGAAGCAAACAAACGTTTTTCCCTCCCTTTTGCCTTCTTTTTCATCAAATAGATGTGCAATCACTGATTAAAGGTATGAACCAATGATAAGGAATAAATGAAATGTTTCATGTTCTTCAGTTAGCTAAAAGCATAAGAGGAACCCATAATGTACTCTTGCCGTTCTTTCTTTAACGCCTTCTAATTTCCAGGTTGAGCCAAAAGATCTTGATCCTGTTGGATATATGGATGGATTTGTTACATTAATCtttgtttgttttatgctaaGTCATTTTGTTATACTAATTCTTGCTTTATATGTCTGTGTGCGTCTATTCATAGGCAGTCAAGAAAATAGGTTGAAGTGTTGAAGACTAAATATTCTCCAGGTAGAAGTAATGGTGGAATGGTGGTGGTCTTTAGTGGGAGCTGCTGTGCCAGCTGTAGTGGCAGGTCAAGCTTTCAGGTTGAAAAAGAGGAGAGATGAGGAGGAGAGGTTAAAGAGGGCGAAAGGCCGTGAGAAGAACTCTGATGATATATTTGTTTGTGAAAGAGTGTGTACTTCAAAAAGGATGCTCAAGAAGGTTGGTGCATTTTCTAAAGACCC
This region of Nicotiana tomentosiformis chromosome 4, ASM39032v3, whole genome shotgun sequence genomic DNA includes:
- the LOC104088452 gene encoding uncharacterized protein At5g64816-like; amino-acid sequence: MVEWWWSLVGAAVPAVVAGQAFRLKKRRDEEERLKRAKGREKNSDDIFVCERVCTSKRMLKKVGAFSKDPTPDTCVTVCGVSELDACADACARTVCVNQHQVPNWNDICLKRCQSECLRISQSSVGSS